The following are encoded in a window of Haliotis asinina isolate JCU_RB_2024 chromosome 14, JCU_Hal_asi_v2, whole genome shotgun sequence genomic DNA:
- the LOC137262259 gene encoding U1 small nuclear ribonucleoprotein C-like, with the protein MPKYYCDYCDTYLTHDSPSVRKTHCNGRKHKENVRLFYQKWLEEQVQKLVDDTTAAYKAGKISNNPFGSGGGPGGQGAMVPPPANLGGKGGPPGPGGPMGGVPPGMPLMGHPHGGPMPPMMPGMRPPMGPPMGPPMHPMMSVGMRPPLVAGPPPNKMPRK; encoded by the exons gTATTATTGTGATTACTGTGACACTTACCTGACCCATGACTCG CCCTCAGTGAGAAAGACGCATTGCAATGGTcgaaaacacaaagaaaatgtGAGGTTATTTTATCAGAAGTGGCTGGAAGAGCAGGTGCAGAAGTTGGTGGATGACACAA CTGCGGCATACAAGGCAGGGAAGATCTCCAACAATCCCTTCGGCAGTGGGGGAGGCCCAGGAGGGCAAGGTGCCATGGTTCCCCCGCCAGCCAACCTTGGAG GTAAGGGAGGCCCCCCTGGTCCAGGTGGACCTATGGGAGGAGTACCCCCAGGTATGCCGCTGATGGGACACCCCCATGGAGGACCCATGCCACCAATGATGCCAG GAATGCGACCCCCGATGGGACCTCCGATGGGCCCCCCAATGCATCCAATGATGTCAGTAGGCATGAGGCCACCTTTGGTGGCAGGACCTCCACCCAACAAGATGCCAAGGAAGTGA
- the LOC137261496 gene encoding innexin unc-9-like, with protein sequence MPGLRAWFGRGLDQDYVDSINSFWTVLLLALCSVGSFVLRFITTPISCWCPAQFEPSQTSYTKESCFMKGLYHETSIRDDFDKGNREPVASYHLWIPLILFFQALSFKLPNIIWNSTKHLFTFNMAETVESLKSAQMTNAENRQVMFSDAARVFGSLLRRNRFILALLYLIVKLLSCVNLIAQFIFLTTYFRQNLAIRVGSYAGFDMDSIINPLLVKDGHCSFKIYQLQTVHSYTVQCTLPITEIYEKMFTFLWYWVFLLALITILNLVLWAGFLFLPFFRDGRIAAYVNAAKGSRPDELSITRFISGFLGMDGVLVLSMISWNSSELVSAKLTQHLYQVFREKEEEFQNAREIYKGEPGGGAGVTGADAALPVTDPASGTSDMEKVPIM encoded by the coding sequence ATGCCAGGATTAAGAGCATGGTTTGGACGTGGATTAGATCAGGATTATGTCGACTCCATCAACAGTTTCTGGACAGTCCTTCTATTGGCCCTGTGTTCCGTCGGATCATTTGTCTTGCGTTTTATCACCACACCCATCAGTTGCTGGTGTCCTGCTCAGTTCGAGCCGTCTCAGACCTCGTACACTAAGGAATCCTGTTTCATGAAGGGTTTGTATCATGAGACCTCAATTCGTGATGATTTTGACAAAGGAAATCGGGAACCTGTTGCCTCCTACCACCTCTGGATACCACTCATACTATTCTTCCAAGCCCTGTCTTTCAAACTACCCAACATCATCTGGAACAGCACCAAGCACTTGTTCACTTTCAATATGGCGGAAACTGTGGAATCATTGAAAAGTGCACAAATGACCAATGCTGAGAACCGACAGGTTATGTTCAGTGATGCAGCCCGAGTATTTGGGAGTCTGTTGAGAAGAAATAGATTCATCCTGGCTCTTCTGTACCTGATCGTGAAGCTTCTCTCCTGTGTCAATCTGATAGCACAGTTTATTTTCCTAACGACATACTTCAGACAAAATCTGGCAATCAGGGTTGGATCCTATGCTGGTTTCGATATGGACTCCATCATAAATCCGTTGCTTGTAAAAGATGGTCATTGCTCTTTTAAAATTTATCAGTTGCAGACAGTTCATAGCTATACAGTACAGTGCACCCTGCCAATCACCGAAATCTATGAGAAGATGTTCACATTCCTTTGGTACTGGGTCTTCCTCCTGGCTCTCATCACCATCCTTAACCTTGTCCTGTGGGCAGGGTTCCTCTTCCTCCCGTTCTTTAGAGATGGCAGGATAGCTGCCTACGTCAACGCTGCAAAAGGATCTCGCCCAGACGAACTCTCCATAACTCGATTCATCAGCGGTTTCTTGGGAATGGATGGAGTACTTGTCTTGTCCATGATCTCATGGAATTCCAGTGAGCTGGTTTCAGCGAAGCTCACCCAACATTTGTACCAAGTGTTTCGGGAAAAGGAAGAGGAATTTCAAAATGCACGTGAAATCTACAAAGGAGAACCTGGAGGTGGAGCTGGAGTCACAGGAGCTGATGCAGCGTTACCAGTGACTGATCCCGCTTCTGGTACTTCAGATATGGAGAAAGTGCCGATTATGTGA